A genomic segment from Chitinophaga niabensis encodes:
- a CDS encoding YciI family protein, producing MKEFVFIFRNTVDPDQKPSPEQLQAKMNWLGSIAAQNKLADKGNTLSLSLAKTVQSDIVSDGPYTEIKEFILGYMIVKTATMEDAVELAKTNPIIKAGGVVEIRAVL from the coding sequence ATGAAAGAGTTCGTATTCATCTTCAGGAACACCGTTGATCCTGATCAGAAACCATCACCTGAACAGTTGCAGGCAAAGATGAACTGGCTGGGAAGTATTGCCGCTCAGAATAAACTGGCAGATAAGGGGAACACCTTATCCCTTTCCCTTGCAAAAACAGTGCAGTCTGATATTGTAAGTGATGGCCCTTACACGGAGATCAAGGAATTCATCCTGGGGTACATGATCGTAAAAACTGCTACTATGGAGGATGCTGTGGAATTAGCCAAAACTAATCCCATCATTAAGGCAGGAGGTGTTGTGGAAATAAGAGCAGTATTATAG
- a CDS encoding CHRD domain-containing protein: MRNNHILTITAVSLLTSISCNKDNGSNPDIIFTIPLNTRLENPMPAGRTETGLLTMQLYGNNVLRYSFRVENLASGDQLTMAHFHVGDPVTNGPIIQDFPAFSGTTATGEITLRQSLADSLKNSKNDIYFNVHSTQVPGGLVRGTVNSDIIAAADVAMTGLNEVPPVVTTATGTALIRLTVDRKLYSKVTVTNLPGGETLTMAHIHRGAAGVNGAVLVGLCATAADFGISKMTQLDEAAANAVKTEALYTNVHTNIHPDGIIRGQIR, from the coding sequence ATGAGAAACAACCATATCCTCACTATAACAGCAGTGAGCCTGTTAACTTCTATATCCTGCAATAAGGACAATGGCAGCAATCCGGACATTATATTCACCATCCCCCTCAACACCAGGCTGGAGAACCCCATGCCCGCCGGACGGACCGAAACAGGGCTATTAACCATGCAGTTATATGGCAACAATGTGCTCAGGTACTCCTTCCGGGTGGAAAACCTCGCTTCAGGCGATCAGCTCACCATGGCACACTTTCATGTAGGCGACCCGGTTACTAATGGCCCTATTATCCAGGACTTCCCTGCTTTCAGCGGCACCACAGCCACAGGAGAGATCACCCTGCGCCAGTCGCTGGCTGATAGTTTGAAGAACAGCAAAAATGATATTTACTTCAATGTACATTCTACCCAGGTTCCAGGCGGCCTGGTAAGAGGAACCGTGAACAGTGATATCATAGCAGCGGCAGATGTGGCCATGACCGGGCTGAATGAAGTACCGCCTGTTGTAACCACGGCTACCGGTACTGCTTTGATACGCCTTACCGTAGACCGCAAACTTTATTCAAAGGTGACCGTTACCAATCTCCCGGGCGGAGAAACATTAACGATGGCGCATATACACAGGGGTGCAGCTGGCGTAAATGGCGCCGTGCTTGTAGGATTGTGTGCTACCGCCGCAGATTTCGGCATCTCAAAAATGACGCAGCTGGATGAAGCGGCCGCCAACGCGGTAAAAACAGAGGCGTTATACACCAATGTACATACGAACATCCATCCTGATGGTATTATACGAGGCCAGATCAGGTAA